In one Mycobacterium sp. NBC_00419 genomic region, the following are encoded:
- the fabG gene encoding 3-oxoacyl-ACP reductase FabG yields the protein MSLLAGQTAVITGGAQGLGFAIAEQFIAEGARVVIGDINLEATEAAAEKLGGAEVARAVKCNVTSYADVDALVDAAVEQFGRFDVMVNNAGITRDATLRKMTEDEFDQVISVHLKGTWNGLKKAASVMREQGSGAIVNMSSISGKVGMIGQTNYSAAKAGIVGMTKAASKELAHLGVRVNAIQPGLIRSAMTEAMPQRIWDSKVAEVPMGRAGEPSEVAKVALFLASDLSSYMTGTVLEVTGGRHL from the coding sequence ATGTCGTTGCTGGCCGGCCAGACGGCTGTCATCACCGGTGGAGCGCAGGGCCTGGGCTTTGCGATCGCCGAGCAGTTCATCGCCGAGGGTGCCCGGGTGGTCATCGGGGACATCAACCTCGAGGCCACCGAGGCGGCGGCGGAGAAACTCGGCGGTGCCGAGGTGGCCCGGGCCGTGAAATGCAATGTGACGTCCTATGCCGACGTCGACGCTCTGGTCGATGCCGCAGTCGAGCAGTTCGGGCGCTTCGACGTGATGGTCAACAACGCCGGCATCACCCGGGACGCCACCCTGCGCAAGATGACCGAGGACGAGTTCGACCAGGTCATCTCGGTGCACCTGAAGGGCACCTGGAACGGCCTGAAGAAGGCCGCCTCGGTCATGCGTGAGCAGGGCAGTGGCGCGATCGTGAACATGTCGTCGATCTCCGGCAAGGTCGGCATGATCGGGCAGACCAACTACTCGGCGGCCAAGGCCGGGATCGTGGGAATGACGAAGGCGGCCTCCAAGGAACTGGCCCATCTCGGTGTGCGCGTCAACGCCATCCAGCCAGGGCTGATCCGTTCCGCCATGACCGAGGCTATGCCGCAACGTATTTGGGACTCCAAGGTCGCCGAGGTCCCGATGGGGCGCGCCGGTGAGCCGAGCGAGGTCGCCAAGGTGGCGCTGTTCCTGGCCTCCGACCTGTCGTCGTACATGACGGGGACGGTCCTTGAGGTCACCGGGGGACGGCACCTCTGA
- a CDS encoding acyl-CoA dehydrogenase family protein, whose protein sequence is MSPVAAVSDDDFREILAQTRHFVRTAVVPRESEIVAEDKVPDDLRDQAMKMGLFGYAIPQQWGGLGLDITQDVELAMELGYTCLALRSMFGTNNGIAGQVLVGFGTDEQRTRWLEPIATGEVVASFALTEPGAGSNPSGLKTKAVRDEGDWVINGSKQYITNAPVADLFIVFARTRPADNKGAGIAVFLVPAGTPGVEVGVKDAKMGQEGAWTADVTFTDVRVGDDALIGGSEDHGYRAAMTSLARGRIHIAALAVGAAQRALDESVAYAATATQGGTAIGTFQLVQAMLADQQAGVMAGRALARDAARKWLHDEDRRIAPSVAKLFCTEMAGKVADLAVQVHGGAGYMRGVPVERIYREVRLLRLYEGTSEIQRLIIGGGLVKEAQRKA, encoded by the coding sequence ATGAGCCCAGTTGCTGCTGTCAGCGACGACGACTTCCGCGAGATCCTGGCTCAGACCCGCCACTTCGTCCGCACGGCCGTCGTGCCGCGGGAGTCGGAGATCGTCGCCGAGGACAAGGTTCCTGACGACCTGCGTGACCAGGCCATGAAGATGGGCCTGTTCGGTTACGCGATCCCGCAGCAGTGGGGCGGCCTCGGCCTGGACATCACCCAGGATGTCGAACTGGCCATGGAACTGGGCTACACCTGCCTGGCGCTGAGGTCGATGTTCGGCACCAATAACGGCATCGCCGGTCAGGTGCTCGTGGGCTTCGGCACCGACGAGCAGCGGACTCGCTGGCTGGAACCCATCGCCACCGGCGAGGTCGTCGCCTCCTTCGCGCTGACCGAGCCCGGCGCGGGGTCCAATCCGTCCGGCTTGAAGACCAAAGCCGTTCGCGACGAGGGCGATTGGGTGATCAACGGGAGCAAGCAGTACATCACCAACGCGCCAGTGGCGGATCTGTTCATCGTGTTCGCCCGCACCAGGCCCGCCGACAACAAGGGTGCGGGCATCGCGGTGTTCCTGGTGCCGGCCGGCACCCCCGGCGTCGAGGTGGGGGTCAAGGACGCCAAGATGGGCCAGGAGGGCGCCTGGACCGCGGACGTGACCTTCACCGATGTCCGCGTCGGCGACGACGCCTTGATCGGCGGCAGCGAGGACCACGGATACCGCGCGGCGATGACGTCGCTGGCGCGCGGGCGCATTCACATCGCAGCACTGGCGGTCGGCGCCGCCCAACGCGCGCTGGACGAGTCGGTGGCCTACGCCGCGACCGCCACCCAGGGCGGCACCGCGATCGGCACCTTCCAACTGGTGCAGGCGATGCTGGCCGACCAGCAGGCCGGTGTGATGGCGGGCCGCGCATTGGCGCGCGATGCCGCGCGCAAGTGGCTGCACGACGAGGACCGTCGGATAGCGCCGTCGGTGGCCAAGCTTTTCTGCACCGAGATGGCGGGCAAGGTCGCCGACCTTGCCGTCCAGGTACACGGCGGCGCCGGATACATGCGAGGTGTCCCGGTCGAACGGATCTACCGAGAGGTGCGCTTGTTGCGGCTTTAC